One window from the genome of Crassostrea angulata isolate pt1a10 chromosome 2, ASM2561291v2, whole genome shotgun sequence encodes:
- the LOC128171433 gene encoding disintegrin and metalloproteinase domain-containing protein 10-like, which yields MAIGLILFMGLFIKFCAVHTPSSNPNAKPALKWTDTLRRRRRQPEQQYRAQNHDTQYPLIVGPSGPPPPYSAHGGPPQGHRKGAGAKGGRYNNLEMRKV from the exons ATGGCTATAGGACTTATCCTGTTTATGGGATTGTTCATCAAGTTTTGTGCCGTGCACACACCCAGCTCAAACCCTAACGCCAAACCAGCCTTGAAATGGACGGACACACTGAGGCGACGACGTCGTCAGCCAGAGCAACAGTACCGGGCACAG AACCACGACACTCAGTATCCTTTGATAGTT gGCCCATCGGGACCCCCGCCGCCATACTCAGCACACGGAGGCCCACCACAGGGGCACAGGAAGGGAGCAGGGGCTAAAGGCGGGAGATACAATAATTTAGAAATGCGCAAAGTTTAA
- the LOC128171901 gene encoding talin-1-like, giving the protein MGKSKQHTATLSNTQQHTATHSNTQKEVIVGQLMVTICTKTGKSKQHRATYSNMRHIATHCNSQHTETQKLQLDDSYTVGQLMVTIYINIGISNHEEYSLVREMMDDEKEKTLTLRRDKSIAKDQKKLDEMKKKLHTDDELEWLDHSRTLREQGVLDLDTLLLRRKFFFSDRNVDQRDPVQLNLLYVQGKSNLITAGKMVGEASQEVMTGIGETADDMDRMYQETLLALAKAVANAADFLNRD; this is encoded by the exons ATGGGTAAGTCTAAGCAACATACAGCAACATTAAGTAACACACAGCAACATACAGCAACTCATAGCAACACACAAAAAGAAGTTATAGTGGGGCAGCTGATGGTCACCATCTGTACCAAGACGGGTAAGTCTAAGCAACATAGAGCAACATACAGCAACATGCGGCATATAGCAACACACTGTAACTCTCAACACACAGAAACACAGAAGTTACAGTTGGATGACAGCTACACAGTGGGGCAACTGATGGTCACCATCTATATCAATAtag GTATCTCTAACCATGAGGAATACTCACTGGTGCGCGAGATGATGGACGACGAGAAAGAGAAGACGCTGACTCTCCGCCGAGACAAGTCCATCGCCAAGGACCAGAAGAAACTCGACGAGATGAAAAAGAAACTCCACACGGACGACGAAC TGGAGTGGTTGGACCATTCACGGACCCTGAGAGAACAGGGGGTGTTGGACTTGGACACACTACTGCTGAGGAGGAAGTTCTTTTTCTCCGACCGAAACGTTGACCAGCGTGACCCTGTACAACTCAACCTGCTAtacgtacag GGTAAATCTAACCTAATCACGGCAGGTAAGATGGTCGGCGAGGCGTCACAGGAAGTGATGACAGGCATTGGAGAGACGGCTGACGACATGGACAGGATGTACCAG GAGACATTGCTAGCTCTTGCTAAGGCAGTGGCCAATGCGGCCGATTTCTTGAATCGGGATTGA
- the LOC128171369 gene encoding uncharacterized protein LOC128171369, whose product MFIQTIIILKLFIFIEQVMTQTAHIMDTASSQYTTASSQYTTASSPYKVHQCSKCPGDTAYHCVSCPCDLCPQCKENHVKDLQTIDHDVVSHRDKINYIPTQEICVRHPSHVYTKYCEPCQVPVCFHCRKHRTHRQLDVKTAYKTKRQQHRGTIHTIRSEALFYRPVLLTGIKADVKTCHTEFSPLQSEMLTKAQRLKHLIDYVVYDLLNNVLCYFDFKHRCKKQKIKMIRHIVRLRRYEHRYVQPAFTFSVLQFLSFTKTALRKNIKTALPQRHLTLHTSQLSMTESLNKEDVMESLSAIQITERGNRRVGNQCLLKLTSGAELHQSLTVTGVDGCFHISCVTSDRVWVTGYNNLMLTDTTGVPLHRVKDSCCGNGLHTVNSESELIYIDRKYNINKLSKDMKTTTTFIERTDSTWVPQCVYWSPSTGDLLVGMYNYDKKTGKVTRYNQSGQLTQTIQYNNTGRGLYRQPRYITENNNGDVVVSDSFSAVVVTERGGRHRFSYTGHPSGSRLYPRGICTDALSHILVCDVTTVQMINKDGQFLSHLLTESQEMRVPWSLSYDVNTHRLWVGSLDNNKVYVYRYITRQDALTDEHRPRPDGDTRYTTPPHNKTHQLNENKHRPRPDEDTMSSSTPAV is encoded by the exons atgtttatacaaacaataataatcctaaaactctttattttcattgaacagGTTATGACCCAGACCGCCCACATCATGGACACAGCAAGCTCCCAATACACCACAGCAAGCTCCCAATACACCACAGCAAGCTCCCCGTACAAAGTACATCAATGTTCTAAGTGTCCGGGGGACACAGCGTACCATTGTGTATcgtgtccatgtgatctgtgtccccagtgtaaagagaaccatgtaaaagatctccaaacaatagaccatgatgttgtgtcacaccgtgataaaatcaactacatccCAACACAAGAGATCTGTGTGAGACATCCTAGCCATGTTTATACAAAGTACTGTGAACCTTGTCAAGTTCCTGTCTGTTTCCACTGCAGAAAACATAGAACTCACAGACAACTAGATGTTAAAACAGCCTATAAAACAAAGCGACAACAACACAGAGGAACCATTCACACCATCAGAAGTgaggctctcttttacagacctgttctcctgACAGGAATCAAAGCTGATGTCAAAACCTGTCACACAGAATTCTCCCCCCTTCAATCagagatgttaacaaaggccCAGAGACTGAAGCATCTCATTGACTATGTGGTATATGATCTATTGAACAATGTGTTATgttactttgatttcaaacacagatgtaaaaaacaaaagataaaaatgatCAGACATATTGTCAGACTAAGGAGATATGAACACAGATATGTACAGCCAGCATTCACATTCAGTGTGCTACAATTCCTCTCATTCACAAAGACAGCCCTCCGTAAAAACATAAAGACAGCCCTCCCCCAGAGACATCTtacactccacaccagccagctctccatgactgagtcactcaacaaggaggatgtgatggagtcactgagtgcaatccaaatcacagagagaggaaaccgacgcgtaggaaaccagtgtctgctgaaactgacgtctggtgctgagctccatcaatctctcacagtgacaggtgttgatggttgttttcacatttcctgtgtgacatcagaccgggtctgggtcacTGGTTATAACAATCTCatgttgacagacacaacaggtgtccctctacatcgtgtgaAGGATTCATGTTGTGGTAAtggattacacacagtgaacagtgagagtgaactgatttatatagataggaaatataacatcaacaaactgtcaaaggatatgaaaacaaccaccacatttatagagagaacagactCTACATGGGTACCAcagtgtgtgtactggtccccgtccactggggatctactggtcgggatgtataactatgataaaaagacaggcaaggtaacccggtacaaccagagtggacaactcacacaaaccatacagTACAACAACACAGGACGGGGACTGTATAGACAACCtcgctatataacagagaacaacaatggggatgtcgtggtgtctgactcattcagtgctgtagtggtgacagagcgtggaggaagacatcgtttctcctacacaggacatccatcAGGATCACGACTATATCCacgtggaatctgtactgacgcgctgtcacacatcctggtgtgtgatgttACAACAGTACAGATGATAAataaggacggtcagttcctgtcacatctactgacagAATCACAAGAGATGCGTGTACCATggagcctgagttatgatgtcaacactcaccgtctctgggtcggatcactGGACAACAACAAGGTGTAtgtctacaggtatatcaccagacaggacgctctgacag atgaacacaGACCCCGTCCTGATGGAGACACACGATACACGACACCTCCTCACAACAAAACTCATCAACTAAACGAAA ATAAACACAGACCCCGTCCTGATGAGGACACCATGTCCAGCTCAACACCAGCCGTATAA